One genomic region from Jiangella sp. DSM 45060 encodes:
- a CDS encoding HAD family phosphatase, whose product MLGLPDHIKACLFDLDGVLTPTAEVHKAAWKATFDAFLRDRAQGADDPFVPFDIEGDYNVYVDGKQRADGVRSFLASRGITLPEGTPDDPGTADTVNGVGNRKNVVLLERLREVGVRPYPGSVSYLHAAVEAGLRRAVVSASANCREVVAAAGIADLLEVRVDGLTARAEGLRGKPEPDSFLAAAERLGVAPGEAAVFEDALAGVQAGRAGDFGFVVGVDRVGQADALREHGADVVVTDLAELLEAGR is encoded by the coding sequence ATGCTTGGCCTGCCGGACCACATCAAGGCGTGTCTTTTCGACCTTGACGGAGTCCTCACACCCACCGCGGAAGTGCACAAAGCCGCCTGGAAGGCGACGTTCGACGCGTTTCTCCGCGACCGCGCGCAAGGCGCGGACGACCCCTTCGTTCCCTTCGACATCGAGGGCGACTACAACGTCTACGTCGACGGCAAACAGCGCGCCGACGGCGTGCGCTCGTTCCTCGCCTCGCGCGGCATCACGCTGCCCGAGGGCACGCCCGACGACCCCGGCACCGCCGACACCGTGAACGGCGTCGGCAACCGCAAGAACGTCGTCCTGCTGGAGCGGCTGCGCGAGGTCGGCGTGCGCCCGTACCCGGGCTCGGTCAGCTATCTGCACGCCGCCGTCGAGGCGGGCCTGCGCCGCGCCGTCGTGTCGGCCAGCGCGAACTGCCGCGAGGTGGTCGCGGCCGCCGGCATCGCCGACCTCCTCGAGGTCCGCGTCGACGGCCTGACGGCGCGCGCGGAGGGCCTGCGCGGCAAGCCGGAACCCGACTCCTTCCTCGCCGCGGCCGAGCGGCTGGGCGTCGCACCCGGCGAGGCCGCCGTGTTCGAGGACGCGCTCGCCGGGGTCCAGGCGGGCCGCGCGGGCGACTTCGGCTTCGTCGTCGGCGTCGACCGCGTGGGTCAGGCCGACGCGCTGCGCGAGCACGGCGCCGACGTCGTCGTCACCGATCTCGCCGAGCTCCTGGAGGCGGGCCGATGA